Proteins from one Acidobacteriota bacterium genomic window:
- a CDS encoding ATP-binding protein: MRTEKDRYRALEKSFIILFLFLSLTPLLTISLVSYYSFRNSLHNIISTHLFEIAKNKGIAIQKWLFERHADAEVFARSSEVIKFFNDIKNPYPNIDINQKNYVNLKAHLQFVKNKYGCYNEIFILNRKGQMLITTGKTKDIIGEINYFHEVLNGKTFNTNVYSSPSINKPTMIVATPIRNFKNEIMGVLAERIKLESIHKLMQDIEIGKTGESYLVNKDGFFLTESKFEPGYILKKKISTKGTQECKKGRSGVGEYVDYRNKIVLGAYYWIPNMEWCLMVEQDRSEAFKTIYHLRNIFLLINFITIVAIINFTIFVSKRIVKMLRRHDQEIKKQQEKLIRSEKLAAVGQLAAGVAHEINNPLSGISNCLKLISTKINKSNPKPKDYIDSIKYLKASEQELNRCIKIVRDFLAFSRPPKINPALMDVNTVIQELIALIEPQASIQNIIIFKELEHNLPQIFADAHQIHQALMNIILNSMEAMPKGGELKIFSKYNQKRNTIEIGIVDTGYGIPQENLPYLFDPFFSSKPQGKGTGLGLSVVYGIIDEHDGSIEVQSEVNKGTTFIIKLPLKRENINE, encoded by the coding sequence ATGAGAACAGAAAAGGATAGATATAGAGCTCTTGAAAAGTCTTTCATTATTCTATTTCTATTTCTATCTCTAACTCCATTACTTACGATTTCTTTAGTTTCCTACTACAGTTTTAGAAATTCTCTCCATAATATTATTTCCACTCATCTTTTTGAAATAGCTAAAAATAAAGGTATCGCAATACAGAAATGGCTGTTCGAACGCCATGCTGATGCTGAAGTCTTTGCCCGCTCATCTGAAGTAATAAAATTTTTTAATGATATAAAAAATCCATATCCCAACATAGATATTAACCAAAAAAACTATGTTAATCTAAAAGCACATCTTCAATTTGTAAAAAACAAATATGGTTGTTACAATGAAATTTTTATATTAAATAGAAAGGGGCAGATGCTTATCACTACTGGAAAAACTAAAGATATTATTGGAGAAATAAATTATTTTCATGAAGTCTTAAATGGAAAAACTTTCAATACAAATGTTTACTCATCCCCAAGCATTAATAAACCAACTATGATTGTTGCAACACCGATTAGAAATTTTAAAAATGAAATAATGGGTGTATTAGCTGAAAGAATCAAATTAGAGTCTATTCACAAATTAATGCAAGACATTGAAATAGGTAAAACTGGTGAGAGTTATTTGGTTAACAAAGATGGATTTTTTCTTACCGAATCAAAATTTGAACCAGGCTATATTTTAAAAAAGAAAATATCAACTAAAGGAACCCAAGAATGCAAAAAAGGTAGATCCGGTGTGGGTGAGTATGTTGATTATAGAAATAAAATTGTTTTAGGAGCTTACTACTGGATACCTAACATGGAATGGTGTCTGATGGTTGAGCAGGATAGATCAGAAGCATTCAAGACAATTTACCACTTAAGAAATATATTTTTACTAATTAATTTTATAACAATTGTGGCTATTATTAACTTTACCATATTTGTTTCAAAAAGAATTGTTAAGATGTTGAGGCGACATGATCAGGAGATCAAAAAGCAACAGGAAAAGCTTATAAGGTCAGAGAAATTAGCGGCAGTGGGACAATTGGCTGCAGGGGTAGCCCATGAAATAAATAATCCCCTCAGCGGAATCTCAAATTGTTTGAAATTGATTTCCACAAAGATTAACAAGTCTAACCCCAAACCAAAAGATTATATTGATTCGATTAAGTATTTGAAAGCTTCTGAGCAAGAATTAAATCGATGCATAAAAATTGTCCGTGATTTTCTCGCATTTTCAAGACCTCCCAAGATTAATCCTGCCCTAATGGATGTTAATACAGTTATACAAGAATTAATCGCTCTTATTGAACCTCAGGCTTCGATTCAGAATATCATTATATTTAAAGAATTAGAACATAATCTACCTCAAATATTTGCTGATGCTCATCAAATTCATCAAGCTTTAATGAATATAATTTTAAACTCTATGGAAGCTATGCCGAAAGGAGGAGAATTAAAGATTTTTTCTAAGTATAATCAAAAAAGAAATACCATTGAAATTGGAATTGTTGATACAGGATATGGAATCCCCCAAGAGAATTTACCCTACCTTTTTGACCCCTTTTTCAGTTCTAAGCCCCAAGGAAAAGGAACAGGTTTAGGATTATCGGTTGTCTACGGAATCATAGATGAGCACGATGGGAGTATTGAAGTCCAGAGTGAAGTAAATAAAGGAACAACCTTTATTATTAAACTACCTCTCAAGAGAGAAAATATAAATGAATAA
- a CDS encoding NAD(P)H-dependent oxidoreductase subunit E, protein MEVNLKECKSILKKYKNEKSLLIAILQDVQDQYKYLPQEALIEISNQLKIPLINIYQIATFYRWFRLHPIGKYHVTVCLGTACHVRGALGVLEEFERRLQIKSGEIANDMMFSLESVNCVGACALGPIVIVNNDYHGQMTKSKVNPLIKKLRGA, encoded by the coding sequence ATGGAAGTTAATTTAAAAGAATGTAAATCGATTCTAAAAAAATATAAAAATGAAAAAAGTCTTTTAATTGCGATATTGCAGGATGTTCAAGACCAATATAAATATCTCCCCCAAGAAGCTTTGATTGAGATTTCAAACCAACTCAAAATCCCACTCATAAATATATACCAAATTGCTACATTTTATCGCTGGTTCAGACTTCATCCGATTGGGAAATATCATGTTACAGTGTGTCTTGGCACAGCCTGTCACGTTCGAGGAGCCCTTGGAGTATTAGAGGAATTTGAAAGAAGACTGCAGATAAAATCAGGTGAAATAGCAAATGATATGATGTTCTCTCTTGAATCTGTTAACTGTGTTGGCGCATGTGCATTGGGTCCCATTGTTATTGTAAACAATGATTACCATGGACAGATGACCAAATCGAAGGTCAATCCTTTGATTAAAAAATTGAGGGGAGCTTGA
- a CDS encoding sigma-54 dependent transcriptional regulator → MNKKVNILIADDEAIMRNTMSDWLKEKGYNVIVAANGKDAIEKIRLESFNVAFIDLKMPGKDGLEVLQAIKKINPGVAVIIMTAYATIETAIKAMREGAYNYLIKPFSLDEIELTVKTIVKYQQLEAENIQLRQQLEDRYSLKNIVGKSHQMKKILELVENIADSNATVLIQGASGTGKEVIARAIHQKSQRWNKPFIAANCAAIPRELLESELFGHEKGAFTGAIYTKKGRFELANGGTLFLDEIGDMSLETQIHLLRVLQEREFRRVGGSELIKIDIRIITSSNKNLEEAVKNGTFREDLFYRLNVIPIYLPELKERKEDIPLLVDHFLTKYSLESGRDKKSISPAAMNLLMEYEWPGNIRELENMIERLVILCKDKIIKPEDLPPTIIEKTKMESNMPSLKKSLNEIEKDYISNILNENNWNISKSARILGVERLTLYNKIKKYKLKK, encoded by the coding sequence ATGAATAAAAAGGTTAATATATTAATTGCAGATGATGAAGCTATCATGCGAAACACCATGTCAGATTGGTTAAAAGAAAAGGGATACAATGTTATTGTTGCAGCAAATGGAAAAGATGCCATTGAAAAAATCAGATTAGAATCCTTCAATGTAGCCTTTATAGACCTTAAGATGCCTGGAAAAGATGGCCTTGAAGTTCTCCAGGCTATCAAAAAAATAAATCCAGGGGTGGCAGTAATAATTATGACAGCCTATGCCACAATAGAAACAGCCATAAAAGCTATGAGGGAAGGAGCATATAATTATTTAATTAAACCATTTTCCTTAGACGAAATTGAGTTGACAGTAAAAACAATAGTTAAATATCAACAATTAGAAGCTGAAAATATTCAGTTACGACAACAGTTAGAAGATAGGTATAGTCTAAAAAATATTGTTGGAAAAAGTCATCAGATGAAGAAAATTTTAGAGTTAGTTGAAAATATAGCTGATAGCAACGCTACTGTGCTGATTCAAGGAGCGAGTGGCACTGGGAAAGAGGTAATTGCAAGAGCAATTCACCAAAAAAGCCAGCGCTGGAATAAACCTTTTATCGCAGCCAATTGTGCAGCTATCCCAAGAGAACTCCTGGAAAGTGAATTGTTTGGCCATGAGAAAGGGGCTTTTACAGGGGCTATTTATACAAAAAAAGGACGTTTTGAGCTCGCCAATGGTGGAACATTATTTCTTGACGAAATAGGTGATATGAGTCTTGAGACACAAATACATCTGTTAAGGGTTCTACAAGAAAGAGAATTTAGAAGAGTTGGTGGCTCAGAATTAATAAAAATAGATATTCGCATTATTACCTCGAGTAATAAAAATTTAGAAGAAGCAGTAAAAAATGGCACTTTCAGAGAAGATTTATTTTATCGTTTAAATGTTATTCCCATATACCTCCCTGAATTGAAAGAAAGAAAAGAAGATATACCTCTTCTTGTCGATCATTTCTTGACTAAATATAGTCTTGAATCGGGTAGAGATAAAAAGTCGATATCTCCTGCTGCAATGAATTTACTAATGGAATATGAATGGCCAGGGAATATCCGAGAATTAGAAAATATGATTGAGAGATTGGTTATCTTATGCAAGGATAAAATTATTAAACCCGAAGATCTTCCTCCGACAATAATTGAAAAAACAAAAATGGAATCTAATATGCCCTCTTTAAAAAAATCATTAAACGAAATTGAAAAAGATTATATATCCAATATTTTAAATGAAAATAACTGGAATATCAGCAAAAGTGCGAGGATTTTAGGGGTAGAAAGATTAACTCTTTACAATAAAATTAAAAAATATAAATTAAAAAAATAA